From the Juglans microcarpa x Juglans regia isolate MS1-56 chromosome 7D, Jm3101_v1.0, whole genome shotgun sequence genome, the window CGATCGGCCCCTGTCACCTGGCGGGGTAGGGGGCTATACCAACAAGGGTGACAAACCAGGACGTGGGCTGGGCAAAGGATAGTCAAAGCCCATGGTTGTTGAAAAGTCCACTTCTGCTTGCTCTAGAATGGGGTCTACACTGTCTGGGATTGACGAGTCATGCCAAGTTAATTCGTCAGACCCGATGGTGACAGATGCTGTGAAGACTGGCTAGGGCCTCCAAATGGAGAGGGTACCTCTTGCTCGAATTCAATGCTACTACTGCTCCCTGACGACTCGAAAACTACCTCGCCCTCAGTATGAGGCTTTTTTCCTTTCCCCTCGGCCAATGGACTAGAAGGTCTCTTTGACCCTAAGAGGCGAACGAGTCCCTCAAGAATGGCAGCAACTGAAGCATGACTGATTCGACATCACTAAAAATTAGTCAATATTGGACACGATTAGCAGAGCGTTAATCCTAACCTCCTTTTGATGGTCCTCGGACCATGAGTAAACCATCCTCAGGCGAGCTTTTTCCCAGTTAGACAATTTCagggaaaatttttttttccatacaaAACGACTCCCCCACATAGCCCGAACAGGGAGCTCTTAACAAGCGGCCTCGCTAGCGGGAAACTCCCAACCATTGCCTAACACAAAGAAAAACCTCTTAAAACATTCCTTGATGCTGGAAAAGCGAGACTCTAGGCGAGCAACCATGTACTTGTTATGGGAACAAAAGCTACATAGGTTCCTGTCGTGACGCCGCATCTTATGCACAAAAAAGAACTCCTTGGCCATTAGGTCGGCATATTCCTCCCCCTTCGCTCCAAGACTGTGTCAAATGATGTAGCACGACATCAGAATCCTCCACACGTTGGGATGAAGTTACGACTAAGCCACTGCAAGGAAGTCCAAAACCTTTCGAATGTGACTACAAAAGGGAAGCTGCGGGCCATTTAAGAACATGGAGGGATACAGTGCGACCTTGTTGGCAAACCCTTTCGAGTCAACGGCGGTGCAACGAGCCCCAGGAGCCTCCAAAACAACGAAGTCAGGTACCCTGTAAGAGTTTATCACTGTGTGTAGATCCAACAAGGAAGTAGTTATAGACCAGTGATATCCCTAGCAATATTGAGGGTTGTCTCAACCCTTAGAGAAATCAAAGGCTCTGGGGTTCCTCAAAGACCCTTCCTGGCATGACGTACGTGAAAAAGGGTGAGAAGCGTTTTTAGGATACATCGACCCTGAAAGAAAAGaagggttagggttttctcaaggAAGAGGAAAGCATGGAGAGGAAGAAGCTGGGGATTTTCCAAGAAAAGGCAAGGATGAGAAAGGTTTGGTAAAAGGGAAGAAATAAGGGTTGGAACTTGAGGTTTAAATAGAGAATCAATATTTGGTTTAACTACTCCAAGTGAAAGGGTAACATGCATCATTGGAGAGGAAACATCGGGAGCAAATCTCACAATTCTCATGGAAATGAAAGGTCGTGGGCACTGGACCATGGTGCCCAGTTTCAAGATGTGGGAATTTGTGTCGCCAAAAAAATTTAAGAGGATGAGAGACAATACATTTGTGGGTGATAAAATTTCTGCCATGCCCACATGTTAATAATTTGCAGAGTAACTAGAGAGATGTATTCACCCCTTATCCTATTAGGCCCACTCCTTCTCTACTAAGGCCCACAACCCAAATGTTGCAAGGCCCCTGACTGGTAAGGAAGCAAGGGAGTCCCAGGTCACGGTGGGGTGAGGGAACAACATTCACATGGTTACGCCTCCAACTAGACAACTCATGGGAAATCTCATCGCATTAATTGCATTAACTGAGAGCATTGGCCGGATATCCCAACAGGAGATCATGGTTCCAACAAAAGCTTTCACATTAAATGCGACATCATGCCCCTCAAGGTAGGGATGGACGTCACAAGCTGAGAGAAAATGATGTCCCCACTGGAAGAAGGAAATATAAAAGCCTTGGCACATGTATAATTCAGGCATCATTCTTCctactctttctctctctctctctctctctctcatactcTGAAGCATAAACTGACTTAGACTTGGTTTGGATATCAAAATCCTTCCATcgcatctcaatatccaaacactataaacacaaatacttttcaatttcaaatcttcaactttttcatttaatcattaccttctcattacaactttctttaacttccaaacaaaatacaaaaaataattcaagattttcaaatcccaaaaaaagattatattaaaaaaatatattctaataatattttaactttataatatttttatttaattttttctctatcctttaccaaaaccctataaaatatattaactcaaatcatttcattacaatttacaaatcgtttaatttcatctcactatccccTTAGGCAATATCGGAGGTAATTTTTGACAGTCTGGCCCTTCAAGTTTTCTTGTCTTATGTTACCAGCAGAAGATGGTAGGGTACAAAACATGTCCTTAACACTCATTTTGATTATTCCCTTCCACAATAGGGTCAATCATACTTACTATAAAATTGGCTGTTATATTATTTACCTATGCCGCATATGGGCTTCCATTGTGAAATTTAAATCTCAATGTTCATCTATAAATTCTGCATATGATTGCATTGAGTTTTACACTTCCAAAAACTTTAACTTTAAGCATAatagtttaaataaatattagaaataCCTTGACATTAGTGAAGTGCAATCTtaattatcaaaatgaataataaacatgaacatgaaacATTCATCTGATCAAACCTCAAACATATTCTTTTATCATAAGcatttatattaaaaacatcatttcttttattaattcatttttctgTCTTTTGTAATTTTACATTAAGTCACATTAATGCCACCAcccttcaaataaaatttaagcgaATAGAACTTGACCACCCACTACTCTCTTGACTTTTGCTCGTTTATATacctaaatataaatatcactacaagaaaaatgagcttTTGTGGTCATTTAATTGCGGCGAAAAGAccatttgtgatcaaaacagactcattttaactgtaaatagtcatttcgctggaattaactgggcacaaataagcagttttcttgtagtgtatatatcCAATTCATAGTTATCTTAAGACCAAAAAAACTCCCAaccatttatttatatatttattaggcAAGTTGTTTCATGTATAATTTCCACtattttgtatggagaaaaAAAGTTCATTATAcgttattattttgtatatcaTAATTAAGTACTGGAGAGCAATTAACTGGATGGAACAGATGAtcatttacattttatattaaataattagaggggtgaaagctatatatattgtttgacATCAAAACTTATTACTTTGTGCTCCAAAAGAAATGTCCGATCCTTTATTACTTTGTACTCCAAAGTTATGGAACCACCGCCTTTAAATCGCAATTATTTGATGTTAAAAGTCAGGGATGAGTTAATGATTTATTGCGGCGATtatatttgcaacaaaaataaagtcGCCATAATAGgtcatttttcttgttgttgTCCAAccattatatgtatgtatatccGTATTTGATAACAAGTTAAGTAATAAGTCTACCTATATATTCGTATAATATGCTATTGTAGAAATATATCGATAACAAGTGGTGGCATAGAATCCGATGATGCACCTATGACTCGTATCCGTAATTGACTATCTTTATATAAGACttacttcaaaacaaaatttgctGACATGCTGAGCAATATTAATTTTAGGAGTAATGTTAAAAGTAGTTGTGGAGTGTACAAGGTGCAATCGTTTACgactattatttctctaattttaaaatgagttggGCACAGTCGATgcggaaaaaaaagaaaaaaacaagagagGGGAATGAAtcgaagaagagaagaaactCCCATTGCCAAGTAAAAGATGATCCTATCTTTCTTCCATAATTATCTCCTCCAACAACTAAACATTCCTTTAAGCTTCTAACCTTCTTTGACATGTTCCCTTTGTTATACGTACGTATCTCCTTCCATAACCTTCATATAGGCTTAttttgattctctctctctctctctctctctctctctctctctctctctctctctctcacacacacacacacaatgtcGGACGGCAGCCCTGTCTTAGAAATGACCAACACTCCCACCTCAGAAACCACCACCCCCGCCGGCACATCAAAACCCACACCCGAAATAGCTTCACCATCTGGTTCCCTCTCCAAAACTCAATCAGCCATCCGATCCCTCTCCAACATCCTCCCCACAACCACTCCCCCTGACCTCTGCACCGCTTTATCTCTTCTGCACGACCCTGAAGTTGCCTCCAATATCTCCTTCCTCCTCCGCCAACCCAACTCCGGCGCCGGCGATGACAACCTCTGCCGCTGGCTCTACGACACCTTCCAATCTGGTGAGCCCGACCTCCAACTCGTTGTCCTCCGCTTCCTTCCCATCGTCGCAGGCGTCTACCTCTCCCGCGTCAGTCTCAGCAAGCCCCTCGCAGGCTTCGAGGCGGTCCTGCTGGCCCTCTATGCCCACGAGACCACTTCTCGTGCCGCCCAACCAATAACAGTTAACGTACCGGACTTGTCGCATCCGAGTGTTTACCATGAATCCATATCGCCCACTAAAAACAACTCCACTGCCTTTAACCTAGCCGTTCTATCTCCCAGTTTGGAGCCTCTTGGAACTGTCAGGTCTACGAAAAGGGCTCGGATAGTTGGGGTGGCTCTAGAGTTGTATTACAGCAAGATATTTCAGATGCCAATTGGGTCCAAGATTGACTTCTGCGACTTTTGTGTGATTTGGGCTGGGCATGAAGCGGACGCCGTATGCAAGGATAGCGATTATGGTGCGAGTGAACTGCTTGGAGCGAATGAGTCGAGGGAGAGGATGGGGAAGGATGGGAGGATTCCTCTTCCATGGGAGTTGCTGCAGCCGGTATTGAGAATTCTGGGTCACTGCCTTTTGGGaacaagagaaaataaagaactgTTTGATGCGGCATGGGCGGCATGTAGAAGTCTATCTGCGAGGTCTATACATGATATTGATCCTAGGGCAATTTTGGCCACTGGGAGCTTGCTTAGGCTTGGGAAGTTGGCTATGGAGCCCAAGGATGATTATGATCCAACTGAAGTTCAAACCTCTGGTGTCATTACAATCTGAAAGCATTCTATATATGAAGgttatatatgaataaagaaaacttttatttCTGTTTCTATCTGCTTGCTGAGTACTAAACATACGTGatatttttgaagtttctttccttcctttctttcataagaaaagatatttgcactAAATTCAGCAACCGCcacataatcgttttgaaaaaaatgaataaaatatggaattaattttttaacagtaaatttcactttttttaaaacgattacgcggcgtttacacacttcacaaatatctataaaattaagattatttatttatttattatcataatGTATCTCTCGTGTCAAATGCCagattttatataagttgtattttttatatactacTATTGGCCTCACAAGCCTAActgtttttggttaattttaatatttaacacgTAAACCTACAAACcttaattactttattaattgaaattagaAGCTACGGgcttgttcttttctttctctctgttGAGATGTGTTTGGTACTATGCTTGCAGCTAGCCCTAACAAGCTACAGCCAAAAAATGAGTGGCTCGGGGTTTAGGCAAGGGATGCCAGCTTTGATGCCTATGTCAGTGGAGGAGTTCAATTGTTTATTGTGTGCTGATTCACAGAGCTTTTTGGTGCATAACTTAGTTGGTTTTTATAAGAACTATTTGCCTCAAATGGTAAGCCCTAATTCCTTCGCCTTGACTTCCCACTCCCTCTTTCCGTACGTGGATTATTAATAGTCAAAGCGGTCCTGAATCATGCCCCCACGAGGCGGGTATCTAGGTAAGATAAGTTAGCTTACAACGTTATATGCCATTCCATTAAGGTTGTACAACGACTCTTCCGCGCGAGTTGGCGTGTCCATTGCACTTTCAACCTCTATATAGCAATGGGCCCCATGAGCTCCATTTAACACTTTACAGTACAGGGTATGATCCATTTACAAGGGGAAGTTTGGGCCTAGCAATTACCCTGCAACTTCTCGTTGGACATGTGTCGACGGAAATTTTGTTAGTCCGGCCCCTTAATCTCtatattcttcttcttgtttttttgaaGACACGTGTCGTCTCGCCGGGCACTGATCTTCTCATGCCTCTTTTATGATTAGTTTCCTCGTGCAGAGTAGCATCCGTCGATCTGCATCCCCATGTCTCTTTGTGCAACGTGTTTTGCGGGATTTGTTCAACTCGTCTTCACTGCCAATGACACTTGTTGTCTCTCTATTGGTGCGGGTCGTTGTTTCCCTAACTGCTACCCTTTTTCCTTAAACCTCGATTCTCCTCCTTAGCATAtcgtttttctttcttctcgtGCGTCCATTGCGATCTGCTTCTTACCAAAAAAAACATAGATCATTTCTTGGTCTCTCCGGACTGATCGCGGGACGTCGGCCGCCAATCCCTTAGTTCAGGGGAGCCAGCTCCATCCTGTGGGCAAAAGAGACCTTCCTTTGTCTTATTGgcgcaaaaggaaaaaaaaccttGTACTGAACGTGTTAGCATTCGTGACACTAAAGGAGACTACGTCAGGTCACGGTACGACCATGGCGCCTCTAGCCCAAAAGGTGGTTCTAGGCAATCCTGTTAGAAAAATCAATATAGCAGAAGGGATAAAAGTGATAATAAAaaagtacactctacgcactcagtgacaccaagaatttaacgtggttcgacAACTGCCTACATTCACAGAAAAGAGCTTTACTATTAAATaatggtacacaagaaaatattatagaagAGAAGGATCACATttcactcaactcaactctattcttttctctcagagctctccaggctctctctcttttctcttctcttccttgggtGTGAATTGAAGCTCTCgtatggagcttcaatttataggcgaggattgtgtatgaatgcatttaattttgcattcattTGCTGGGCGTTGGGGCGTTGAGCATTGGGAGATGAGTGctgagcagtcaacaatgactgctcagggcatggacttcaacaattctccccctccatgcccatttacctaGATGCTATCCATTCCAGCTATGTCTCTACATAGCTCAAGCTTCTTacttgtaaccaccttcgtcagcatgtccgctggattctcttttgtatggatcttcacaagttTCAATAGAtgttgttccatcgcttcgcgtatccaatgatagcggatatcaatatgcttggtgcgggagtggtacattgaattcttgctcaaatctagagcactttgactatcacaatgtaccgtgtagtcttcttgactaacccctagttcttggagaaaacgcttCATCCATAACATTTCTTTCTCAGCTTCTGCTAcggcaatgtactctgcctcagttgtagataaagcaacacacttctgcaatttAGACTGTcaagagacagctcctcctgcaaaagtgaagagaaatcccgaagtagatttcctgctatccagatctcctgccatatctgaatgTGTATAGCCTTCtaaaactggtttagctcctccaaaacacaagcacatcttcgatgtaccttttaagtacctgagaatccacttgatTGCTTCCTAATGATCATTTtctggatttgaaaggaatctgctcaccatatctacagcatgagcaatatctggtctggtacaaaccattgcatacattaggcttcctactgctgaagagtaggcgattacttccatttcttcaatctctttctttgaagaaggacacgagctcttgctcaacttgaagtggttagcaagtgaagtattgactggcttagcatctcccatgttgaaacgtctgatgacccgttcaacatatttttgttgtgatagccacacccttttgacttttctatcacgaacaatctttATGTCCAAAAGTTGTTGTGTTGGGCCTgagtccttcatgtcaaaggacttggatagttccttctttagtttgttaatcttggacctatcctcaccaacgattaacatatcatcaacataaagaatgagtatgacaaacttgtcatcctggaaccttcgaacatagacacactgatctgcaacaagtctcttgtaaccatgactcatcatgaatgagtcgaatttcttgtaccattgcctcggcgcttgcttgaggccatagagactcttctttagcttgcagactaagtgatctttccctggagcttcaaacccttctggttgctccatatagatttcctcctccaaatctccatggagaaaggctaTCTTCACATCCATCTATTCGAGTTtcaaattcaagctggctactaatccgagtatgactcggattgacatcattttcaccaccggggaaaatatctcgtcaaagtcgattcccttcttctgttggaatcctttgacaaccaatctagccttgtgctttatcagct encodes:
- the LOC121239746 gene encoding uncharacterized protein LOC121239746, which encodes MSDGSPVLEMTNTPTSETTTPAGTSKPTPEIASPSGSLSKTQSAIRSLSNILPTTTPPDLCTALSLLHDPEVASNISFLLRQPNSGAGDDNLCRWLYDTFQSGEPDLQLVVLRFLPIVAGVYLSRVSLSKPLAGFEAVLLALYAHETTSRAAQPITVNVPDLSHPSVYHESISPTKNNSTAFNLAVLSPSLEPLGTVRSTKRARIVGVALELYYSKIFQMPIGSKIDFCDFCVIWAGHEADAVCKDSDYGASELLGANESRERMGKDGRIPLPWELLQPVLRILGHCLLGTRENKELFDAAWAACRSLSARSIHDIDPRAILATGSLLRLGKLAMEPKDDYDPTEVQTSGVITI